Proteins found in one Hevea brasiliensis isolate MT/VB/25A 57/8 chromosome 18, ASM3005281v1, whole genome shotgun sequence genomic segment:
- the LOC131176025 gene encoding uncharacterized protein LOC131176025: protein MHSEERAKKFKALSTIHASVTDVIFTRVMTCETAKQAWDKLKEEYQGTDRTRLIQMLNLWRAFEVLKMKDVETIKDYTDRLMKFVNQLRLIGEELSNKRIMQKVLVSVLDRFKSKISTVEEKDPSQITLAEVINAFQAVEQRRTIRLEDANEVAFQAKVKDKDSSGNGGKKQSGERKEKDKKDGDGSRNGRKGKFPPCHHYKKSSHTENYCWYRPNLKCRACNQLRHVEKVCKNKGNQQGQQAQVVDNQDQVEKKLFVAACHATNSGKGSWLVGSGCTSHMISDAGIFRHLDRTYYSRVKMGNGEHLEVKGKGVAQVETPSEVFANKKAFNTS from the exons ATGCATAGTGAAGAACGTGCAAAGAAATTTAAGGCTCTGTCAACTATCCATGCATCTGTTACAGATGTAATATTCACAAGAGTAATGACTTGTGAGACGGCAAAACAAGCTTGGGACAAGCTTAAGGAGGAGTATCAAGGTACTGACAGAACAAGGCTCATTCAAATGCTGAATTTATGGAGGGCGTTTGAAGTTTTAAAGATGAAGGATGTTGAGACTATTAAAGATTACACTGACAGACTCATGAAGTTTGTAAATCAACTGAGATTGATTGGTGAGGAGCTATCTAATAAGAGGATTATGCAAAAGGTTCTTGTTAGTGTTCTTGATAGGTTTAAGTCCAAGATTTCAACCGTGGAAGAAAAAGATCCTTCTCAAATTACTCTAGCGGAAGTGATTAATGCATTTCAAGCTGTGGAACAAAGAAGAACCATCAGACTTGAAGATGCAAATGAAGTAGCCTTTCAAGCAAAAGTTAAAGACAAGGACTCAAGTGGCAATGGAGGAAAGAAGCAATCTGGAGAAAGGAAAGAGAAGGATAAAAAGGATGGTGATGGTAGTAGAAATGGAAGAAAAGGGAAGTTTCCCCCATGTCATCACTACAAAAAGAGTTCCCACACTGAAAACTATTGTTGGTACAGGCCAAATTTGAAGTGTAGAGCTTGTAATCAACTTAGGCATGTAGAAAAGGTGTGCAAAAATAAAGGTAATCAGCAGGGACAGCAAGCACAGGTGGTGGACAACCAAGATCAAGTAGAAAAGAAGTTGTTTGTGGCTGCATGTCATGCTACTAATAGTGGCAAGGGTTCTTGGCTTGTTGGTAGTGGCTGCACAAGCCATATGATATCTGATGCTGGAATTTTTAGGCATTTGGATAGAACCTACTACTCAAGAGTCAAAATGGGAAATGGAGAGCATTTAGAGGTGAAGGGAAAAGGTGTTGCACAAGTGGAAACACCATCAG AAGTTTTCGCGAACAAGAAGGCATTCAACACCAGTTGA
- the LOC110654946 gene encoding uncharacterized protein LOC110654946: MSLTHRSFLFPFLSLLLLLLLLLLPPTASSSSIQNLLKSQGLPGGLFPENVKSFDLGQNGRLEVHLDSPCMAKYETRVHFDSVVRANLSYGGLVGLEGLSQEELFLWFPVKGIIVSDTSSGLILFDIGLARKQLSRSLFEDPPVCKPQGAVPENFGRKMGFAVLG; the protein is encoded by the exons ATGTCTCTGACACACAGATCTTTCCtctttccctttctctctcttcttcttcttcttcttcttcttcttcttcctcccacCGCCTCATCCTCGTCCATACAAAACCTCCTTAAGAGCCAAGGCCTGCCCGGTGGTCTCTTCCCTGAAAATGTTAAATCCTTCGATCTTGGCCAGAATGGCCGCCTGGAAGTTCACTTGGACAGTCCTTGCATGGCCAAATATGAGACGAGGGTGCATTTTGATAGTGTGGTTAGAGCTAATCTCAGTTATGGTGGGCTTGTGGGTCTTGAAGGTCTTTCCCAAGAAGAGCTTTTCCTTTGGTTTCCAGTTAAAGGGATTATAGTCAGTGACACATCTTCTGGTTTGATCTTGTTTGATATTGGTCTTGCTCGTAAGCAGCTCTCTCGTTCTCTTTTTGAAGATCCCCCTGTATGCAAGCCTCAAG GAGCTGTACCGGAGAATTTTGGAAGGAAGATGGGTTTTGCTGTTCTGGGATGA